The nucleotide window CCGGGACAGCGAGGCCTCCTCGCGGTCGTCGGCGCCGGGCCGACCGCTCCCGCCGTCGTCCGTCCTGCCAGGTGCTGGGGTCATGCGCGTTCCCTCGGTGGTCAGCGCGCGGCGGCACGATGACCGGGCGCCGGGCGCGACGACGCACCTCCGAGGTTCCTTCCCGTCCTGGGACCGGTCAAGTCGGCGCGGCAGGGGCGACGCGACCGACCTCAGGCGCCGTCGGACCGGCGGCGCGAGGGCCACGGCCCCACCGCCCGGTCGCGGCCACCGGTCTTCGCGCCAGCCGCCCGTCGACCGCGTCCCGGGGCGCCGGCACGGCTCCCCTGTGGTCGGCAGCCGCGCCCCGCACCTGGAGCAGAACGGCGGCGGCGGCCGCCCCTGCCGGCCCCTGTCGTCCGGTCAGACGAGCGAGCGGGCGACCGTCGTGGCGAGCGCGGCCGCGGAGTCCAGGACCCCCGCCGTGGCGGCGGGCGCGCACAGCACGCGCGACCAGCTCCCGAGCGGGCCGGGCGCGGGGTCGGCGTAGCGGCACGGCCAGGCCACCTGGCAGGCCGGGCAGACGTCGCCGCTCGTGCCGACCTCCTGGCCGGGGGTGCGGCGGTGCCATCCCGTGCTCACCGCCCCATCATCCCGGGCCGTGCCGGTGCCGACGACCGCACCCGCCGCGGCACGCCTGCCCGCCCCCGGCACGGCCGGGCGGGCCGCACCGCAGACCCGTGGACGTACCGGTGCGTGGGAACCCCCCACGGCTGGGCACACAGAGGGCATGCGGCAGATGGCGATCGACCAGGGTGGGCTCCCGGGCGACGCCCGCCGCGCCGTGAGCCGCGTGTGCCGCCAGGCCAGGACCGGAGCGGGGTGCGAGGCGTCCGCGGTGCTCCTGACCAGCGAGGTCGTGACCAACGCCATGGTCCACGGCACGGGCGTGGTACGGCTCGCGGTCGGCGTGGACGACCTGGTCGTCCGGGTCGAGGTGGGCGACGACTCCTCACGGCTGCCGCGGACGACCCCTGCCCCGACCGGCGACGACGACGGGCTCGACCTGGGCGGCCGCGGGATGGGGATCGTCGAGGCGCTGTCGTCCTCGTGGGGGTCCTCGGTCCCCGCC belongs to Aquipuribacter hungaricus and includes:
- a CDS encoding ATP-binding protein, encoding MAIDQGGLPGDARRAVSRVCRQARTGAGCEASAVLLTSEVVTNAMVHGTGVVRLAVGVDDLVVRVEVGDDSSRLPRTTPAPTGDDDGLDLGGRGMGIVEALSSSWGSSVPAGGGKTVWFEVPTHP